The Prevotella melaninogenica genome has a segment encoding these proteins:
- a CDS encoding ISL3 family transposase produces MNSSFLYHAWGLYTHECTCEEYKGNRIILHVQAKERIRCCPSCDARSIVKNGYRLRDFVGLPIGGKRVTIRMKVQRYKCKECDFDQQEKIPFATGSCGYTHRFAKYVVDLLRGMTLQDVSNHLGVSWDTVKEIHSSYLKRHYSPPSLEGVENIGIDEFAVRKGHVYKTIVVDLDSGRIIYVGDGKGSEALKKFWRKVKRKNIKIKHVATDLSAAFIASVMENCPDAVHVFDHFHVVKLMNEKLDDIRRKVYSMEKDINKRKVLKGTRYLLLGNGVDIFDKQHKTRLENALAMNEPLSKAYYLKEQLHQIWSQSMKAMAEKVLDDWIRQAEQSKITQLQKMAVTVKTYKKGILAWYDCHLSTGKVEGINNKIKVMKRNAYGFRDEKYFTLRLYALHDCRITRNVG; encoded by the coding sequence ATGAACAGCAGTTTCCTATATCATGCTTGGGGTCTTTATACCCACGAATGCACTTGTGAAGAGTACAAAGGTAATAGAATTATTTTGCATGTGCAAGCAAAAGAACGAATAAGATGTTGCCCTTCTTGTGATGCCCGCTCCATAGTAAAGAATGGGTATCGTTTACGAGACTTTGTTGGACTTCCCATAGGTGGCAAGCGAGTAACTATACGCATGAAGGTACAACGCTATAAATGTAAGGAATGTGACTTCGATCAGCAGGAGAAAATTCCTTTTGCCACTGGCAGTTGCGGCTATACTCACCGTTTTGCTAAGTATGTAGTAGATTTACTTCGTGGCATGACGCTTCAGGACGTATCGAATCATTTGGGCGTATCATGGGATACTGTAAAGGAAATACACTCCTCTTACCTTAAGCGTCATTATAGTCCTCCATCTTTAGAGGGTGTAGAGAATATTGGTATAGATGAGTTTGCTGTTAGGAAAGGACATGTCTATAAGACAATCGTCGTTGATTTGGACAGTGGCAGGATAATCTATGTTGGCGATGGCAAGGGTAGTGAAGCTCTGAAGAAATTCTGGCGGAAAGTCAAACGTAAGAATATAAAGATAAAGCATGTGGCAACAGACTTGTCTGCGGCTTTCATAGCCTCTGTTATGGAGAATTGTCCCGATGCAGTACATGTATTTGATCATTTCCATGTAGTGAAGTTAATGAACGAGAAACTTGATGATATCAGACGTAAAGTTTATAGTATGGAGAAAGATATAAATAAGCGTAAAGTACTCAAAGGAACAAGGTATCTGCTACTCGGCAATGGTGTAGACATCTTTGATAAACAGCACAAGACAAGGCTTGAGAATGCCTTAGCTATGAATGAGCCATTGTCAAAAGCATACTATTTGAAGGAACAACTCCATCAGATATGGTCGCAATCCATGAAGGCTATGGCAGAAAAAGTGCTTGATGACTGGATAAGACAGGCTGAACAAAGTAAGATAACACAATTACAGAAAATGGCTGTTACCGTGAAAACCTATAAGAAAGGGATCCTTGCCTGGTACGATTGCCATCTATCAACGGGAAAAGTTGAAGGTATTAAT